The genomic window TTTTGATTTCTACTATATCCTCAGCAGCTTTTTTACCCACTGTTATACGAATTGGTAGTCCGATTAGATCAGAATCAGCAAATTTTACTCCTACACGTTCTGCACGATCATCTAATAAAACAGAAAATCCAGCTTGATTTAGAGAAGTATATAGTTCTTCAGCTAAGTTAACTTGATCTTCTGATTTTACATTGACTGGTATCAAATGAAGTTCGTATGGTGCTAATTGTCTAGGCCAAATTAAGCCTTTATCATCACTTTTCTGTTCAGCAATGGCGGATAACAGACGGCTAACCCCAATACCATAACAACCCATGATAACCGGAATAGAACGGCCGTTGTTGTCTAATACTGTTGCACCCATTGATTCACTATAACGGGTTCCTAATTTAAAGATATGTCCGATTTCTATTCCTTTTGAAAACTTTAATACTCCTTGTCCATCTGGAGATAATTCTCCTTCTTTAACAAAACGTAAATCGACAAACTTCTCAATTGAGGCATCACGGACAGGATTAACATTCATAAAATGATGATTTTCTTCATTTGCTCCTGCAACAGCATTTACCATATCTTGTACATCTAAATCTCCTAGAACTTTAATTCCCTCTTTAACATTGACAGGACCAACAGAACCAAAATTAACACCTAAAAAGTCAGTAGCTTCTTCATCTGTTGCCATCTCTAAATAATCAGCATTTAAAAAGTTTTTAAGTTTAACATCGTTTACTTCGTGATCGCCACGAACAACTGTTAGGACAGGTTCGCCGTCTGCGATAAACAATAAACTCTTCATGACATCACTTGATTCTACTTTCAAGAAAGCTGCTACTTCATCAACTGTTTTACAATTCGGTGTTGCTACTTTTTCTAGCTCTTTTTCAACTTTAGTTGATTTTTTATGCATATAAAAACTTGTTGCCATTTCTAGGTTAGCTGAATAATCACTTGAATCAGAGTAAGCAATAACGTCTTCACCAGCATCAGAAATCGCGGTGAACTCTTTAGAATCACTTCCACCCATTGCTCCTGCATCACCAATAATATTTCTGAAATCTAACCCACAACGTTCAAAAATACGTGTGTATGCTTCTTCAAAATCTGAATAAGTTTTATCTAAGCTTTCATAGCTATCGTGAAATGAATAAGCATCTTTCATTAAAAATTCGCGACTTCTTAACAAACCAGAACGTGGTCTCTTTTCATCACGGTATTTAGTTTGTATTTGATATAACGATAAAGGGAGTCTTTTATATGAATTGATTTCATCACGAATTAAAGTCGTAAAGGCTTCTTCATGTGTTGGTCCTAATAAATAGTCTCGACCATGACGATCGGTTAACTTCATTAAGTCCTCACCGTATGTCTCATAACGTCCTGACTCTTCCCATAGTTCACGAGGCAACAGTGAAGGCATTAACATTTCAACCGCATCGATTTTTTCAAATTCTTCTCGGATAATTATTTTTATTTTTTCTAAAACTTTATTAGCCAAAGGCAGATAGCTGTATACCCCACTAGATATTTGTCTAATGTATCCTGCTCTCAATAATAGTTGATGACTCAATACTTCTGCATCATTAGGGATTTCACGTAAGGTTGGCACAAATAATTTTGATTGTCTCATGAGTATTTATCTCCTTTAGTAGTTGACTGTTTTTGTAGTTAACGGTTTTCTATTTTAAAAAGTACGTTTGGATATCATTCCATGTGACTAAGACCATTAATAAAGCTAATAGTCCGACTCCAATTAAAGTGATAATCCCTTCTTTTTCTTGACTCAAAGGTTTCCCTCTGACTCCCTCAACCGCGTTTAATAATAATTTACCACCGTCTAAAGCTGGTACTGGCAATAGATTAATAATTCCTAAGTTGATACTTAAGATCCCCATCCAATTCAATACGCCGATGTATCCTGTTTTAACAACAGCTTCAGTTGTTGCATAAATAGCTACAGGTCCACCAAACATATCAATAGAAAATCCTTTAGTAAAAATAGAGCCTAATGCAGCTAATATCTGCACGATGACCGTCCAAGTATAAGTGAAACCAAAGAACAGTTTAGCAGTAAAGGATGTATCAACTGGTGCATTTACTCCTATAATCCCGATCTCTGAATCATCATTTCCTTTTTTAGCTTCAGGAATAACATTCAGTTGCTTATCAGACCCATCTACTGATTTCAAAGTAAACTTCAGAGATTTCTCTGGACTTTTTTGAATGACTTTTACTATTTCTGTCCAACTAGTCATTTTATTACCATCAATTGCAAGGACTTGGTCTCCTTTTGCCAAGCCAGCTTCATAAGCCGGAGATCCTTCTACGATTGATCCTAATTCATTTTCATTGCTAATCACACCACCTTGTAAGAAAGCCATCAGAGTAAACGTAATAATAGCTAAAATAATATTATTCATCGGACCTGCAAAGTTCGTCATCATTCTCTGAGGCAAACTCGCTGCTTGGAATTGCACATCAAGTGGAGCAATTTGCACTTCCGTCCCATCTTCTTCAATTAATAGCGTATTTCGTTTAACCGAATAACGAACTAATTTAGTGTCATCACCAGAAAGGTAACCTTCTATATACAAGTCTTTTTCTAAATCAATCGCGCTAACTTGAATAGGAACAACTTCGAGCAATTGCTTTTTCTTACAGGTATTAATTGTTGTGACTTCATCGTTTTCATCTAATAAGATCCCAACAGACATTCCTGGTTTAATTTCCGTTTCTTCCTCATAGCCAGCCATTCTAACATAGCCGCCAATTGGTAAAATCCGTACCGTAAAGGTCGTTTCATTTTTACGATAAGAAAAAATCTTTGGTCCGAAACCGATTGCGAATTCTCTAACTAGTGTTCCTGCTTTTTTTGCAAAGTAGTAATGCCCAAATTCATGGAAAATGACTAATACACTAAAAACAAGGATAAAGGTAATAATCGTAGTAATCATTTTATCTCTCCCTTAAATCCAACTCATAACTTTTTCTCTAGTCTCTTTATCGACTTCTAAAAGAATAGTCAAGTCTGGTTTTTGTACTTCTTTTTCTTGATAAACAGCTTTATAAACGAGTGTTTCAATATCTAAAAATGGTAACTTGCCTTCAATAAATGCATTTACAGCTACTTCATTCGCTGCATTCATAACTGTCGGAGCTGTTCCACCTATTCTTCCGACATCAAAAGCTAATTGCAATAAAGGGAATCGTTCAAAATCCATTTCTTCAAAACGCAATTGTCCAATCATAGCTAAATCAAAAAAAACAGGTTTTTTAACTGGCATACGAGTTGGGAAACCTAGTGCATATTGGATGGGTTCTCGCATGTCACTGACTCCTAATTGGGCCTTTATTGTACCGTCAACAAATTGTACCATAGAGTGTACAATACTTTCACGGTGTAAAAGAACTTTAATTTTATCATAATCCATATCAAATAACCACTTAGCTTCAATAACCTCTAGGCCTTTATTCATCATAGATGCTGAATCAATGGTTATTTTCTTTCCCATTGACCAATTTGGATGATTCAATGCATCCGAAACGCTGACATCCCGTAAGTCAGCTCTCGAGTAATCACGAAAGCTCCCACCTGATGCTGTAATAAGCAATTGACTGACATCGCTGCTATTTTCACCTTGTAAACACTGAAAGATTGCTGAATGCTCACTATCTATAGGGAAAACTCTGACATTATTTCTAGCTGCTTCTTCCATAACTAAATCACCAGCCATGACAAGCGTTTCTTTATTGGCAAGTGCAATTTCTTTTCCTGCCTTGATAGCTGCTAATGTTGGCAATAGTCCGACACTGCCCATTACTGCCGTGACAACCGTTTCTACTTCATCCCTAATAACTAGTTCAGTCAATCCCTCTAATTCATATGTAAATTGAACAGCAGGGTAATCTAGTCTCAATCGTGCAGCCATTTTTTTTGACTTGACGGCTACTACTTTAGGTTTTAATAATTCAATTAATCTTCTTCCTTTTATTTCATTTTCATAAAAAGAGAAAGCCACTATTTTAAATAAATCAGGATAAGATTGAACGACTTCAATGGTACTAGACCCTACTGATCCAGTAGCACCTAATAAACAAATTTTTTTCATGATAATAAAGTTACTATCAATAAAAGATACTAACTTTTTCACGTCCTTCCATCAATTAAACTAACGTCAGTAAATACAATACTGGCATTGCAAATAAAACACTGTCGAATCGGTCAAGAATTCCACCGTGACCTGGTAATATTTTCCCGGAATCTTTTACATCATAATGACGTTTTAAAGCTGATTCGACTAAGTCCCCTAATTGACCGGAAACAGAAATTAAAACGGCTAATAATACAGTTATACCAAATGAAAAATCAGCTGGATAAATGAAATAATAACCGGTTGAGATAATAAGTGCACAGAAAATTCCTCCGAATGAACCTTCAATCGTTTTATTAGGACTGATATGTGGCGCAAGCTTATTTTTACCAAACTTACGACCGACTAAATAAGCCCCGACGTCTGTTGCCCAAACAATAAATAAGGCCAACAACAATAGTCTCAATCCTTCAAAACGAATCAAAAGAAAGTACTTAAAGCCGTATCCAATATAGATAGAGCCCAGTATCGACATAGCAGCATCATCGAAATTAAATGTGTTTTTTGAAAATACTGTTGAGACTAACAGCAACAATGAACAAACGTAGAATAACATACTAGGTGAGTAGGCTGTCCCCAATACACCTTGATTTGAAGGAATGGTGATTAGCAATAAAGCAACACTAGCAATTAATCCTTCTATTGATAATAATGATTGTTTTCTCATTCTAAATAATTCAAATAAAGCAATTAAACCTAATAAAGATACAGCGATTGTTAAAATAACTGATCCCATATAAACAATTGGTACGAAAACGATTAAAGAAAGTATGGCTGTGATGAGTCTTTGTTTCACTTGTTTTTCCTCCTAGCTATTATAATGCACCAAAACGCCTGTGTCTTTTTTTATAAACACTAATTGCATTTTCTAACGACTGCTCATTAAAATCTGGCCAAAGCTCTTTTGTAAAGTAAAATTCACTATAAGCATTTTGCCAAAGCAGAAAATTGCTCATTCTTTCTTCTCCACTTGTTCGGATCATAAAATCTACTTCTTGATAGTTGCCTAATGAGGCTGTCATTAAGTGTGACTCAAAAACAGCTTCATCTATTTCTTCTATATCTAATGTATTATCTTTCACCATTTTTGCTACTTGTTTAGTCGCTTCAAGCATTTCACTGCGACTGCCATAATTCAAGGCAAAATTTAGTATCATACCTGTATTATTTTTTGTAGCTTCAATAGCTTGCATCACTGCTTTTTGTGTATGCGCTGGCAATTGGTCCGTAAATCCAATAACTTGAACTTTAATATTTTCTTTGATTAAATCTGGTACAAATGCATCAAAAAAGTCTACTGGTAGTTGCATTAAAAAATTCACTTCTAGATCAGGCCTTCGCCAATTTTCAGTCGAAAAAGCATATAAAGTCAAAACTTTAATACCTATTTGGCTAGATCTTTTTGTAATTTTTTTAACTGTATTCATACCTTCTTTATGCCCGGCAATTCTGGGCAATAATTTTTTTGAGCCCAACGTCCATTCCCGTCCATAATAATTGCGACATGAGCAGGCATCTCGTCTAGTTTGTCAAAAGGATGTATTTCATTTTTTTTTTCTTCTTCTTGTTTCATTTTTTTAAAAAAATTTATCATTTGAGTTTCTCCAATCCGTTAACTGACTGATACCATTGTATCAAAATCTACTATAAATGCCTATAATAAATAAATAAATATCTTAAGGGATTCCTAGATAGTTAAACAGAAAAAAAGAGCAACTAGTTATCACTAGTAAGCTTTCAAACTCCAGAAACCGTAATATTATTTTTTTTAAAAAAATAATGGTATACTTTTTGTAGATAAAAAATCGTAAAAAGAACTGAAAGGGTGATTAATATGAAAAAATTAATTAAGCGAATGGTCGTCAGTTTTATAGTATCCTACGTAGCAGCAAGAGTAACTAATTTCTTTCTAAAAGAAGAAGAGACTGAGACAACTACTAAATAAGAACAACAATTAAAACACCTCATTGACCTTCAACAAGGTCGATGAGGTGTTTTAATTTACTCTCTATAAATTAAACGTCTAACAATTCTTTTTCTTTTTCAGAAGCAATCGCGTCAACATTTTTAATACTTTCATCTGTTAACTTTTGAATATCTTCTTCATAAGAATGAACGTCATCAGATGTTAATTCTTTATTTTTTTCTGCTTTTTTTAATTCGTCAATTGCTTCTCGTCTAATGTTACGGACAGAAACTTTTGAGTTTTCTGCTTCTTTACCTACTTGTTTAGCTAACTCTTTACGTCTGTCTTCTGTTAATTGAGGAATAACTAAACGAATAACGTTACCGTCATTGTTTGGGTTGATTCCAATATCACTTTGCATAAGGGCTTTTTCAATATCCTTAAGTGCTGTCTTGTCAAATGGTGTAATCATTAGCACTCGTGCTTCTGGAATGGATATC from Carnobacterium iners includes these protein-coding regions:
- a CDS encoding proline--tRNA ligase; the encoded protein is MRQSKLFVPTLREIPNDAEVLSHQLLLRAGYIRQISSGVYSYLPLANKVLEKIKIIIREEFEKIDAVEMLMPSLLPRELWEESGRYETYGEDLMKLTDRHGRDYLLGPTHEEAFTTLIRDEINSYKRLPLSLYQIQTKYRDEKRPRSGLLRSREFLMKDAYSFHDSYESLDKTYSDFEEAYTRIFERCGLDFRNIIGDAGAMGGSDSKEFTAISDAGEDVIAYSDSSDYSANLEMATSFYMHKKSTKVEKELEKVATPNCKTVDEVAAFLKVESSDVMKSLLFIADGEPVLTVVRGDHEVNDVKLKNFLNADYLEMATDEEATDFLGVNFGSVGPVNVKEGIKVLGDLDVQDMVNAVAGANEENHHFMNVNPVRDASIEKFVDLRFVKEGELSPDGQGVLKFSKGIEIGHIFKLGTRYSESMGATVLDNNGRSIPVIMGCYGIGVSRLLSAIAEQKSDDKGLIWPRQLAPYELHLIPVNVKSEDQVNLAEELYTSLNQAGFSVLLDDRAERVGVKFADSDLIGLPIRITVGKKAAEDIVEIKIRKTGETIEVRKDEMISTMAILLNPENN
- the rseP gene encoding RIP metalloprotease RseP, giving the protein MITTIITFILVFSVLVIFHEFGHYYFAKKAGTLVREFAIGFGPKIFSYRKNETTFTVRILPIGGYVRMAGYEEETEIKPGMSVGILLDENDEVTTINTCKKKQLLEVVPIQVSAIDLEKDLYIEGYLSGDDTKLVRYSVKRNTLLIEEDGTEVQIAPLDVQFQAASLPQRMMTNFAGPMNNIILAIITFTLMAFLQGGVISNENELGSIVEGSPAYEAGLAKGDQVLAIDGNKMTSWTEIVKVIQKSPEKSLKFTLKSVDGSDKQLNVIPEAKKGNDDSEIGIIGVNAPVDTSFTAKLFFGFTYTWTVIVQILAALGSIFTKGFSIDMFGGPVAIYATTEAVVKTGYIGVLNWMGILSINLGIINLLPVPALDGGKLLLNAVEGVRGKPLSQEKEGIITLIGVGLLALLMVLVTWNDIQTYFLK
- a CDS encoding 1-deoxy-D-xylulose-5-phosphate reductoisomerase; translation: MKKLVSFIDSNFIIMKKICLLGATGSVGSSTIEVVQSYPDLFKIVAFSFYENEIKGRRLIELLKPKVVAVKSKKMAARLRLDYPAVQFTYELEGLTELVIRDEVETVVTAVMGSVGLLPTLAAIKAGKEIALANKETLVMAGDLVMEEAARNNVRVFPIDSEHSAIFQCLQGENSSDVSQLLITASGGSFRDYSRADLRDVSVSDALNHPNWSMGKKITIDSASMMNKGLEVIEAKWLFDMDYDKIKVLLHRESIVHSMVQFVDGTIKAQLGVSDMREPIQYALGFPTRMPVKKPVFFDLAMIGQLRFEEMDFERFPLLQLAFDVGRIGGTAPTVMNAANEVAVNAFIEGKLPFLDIETLVYKAVYQEKEVQKPDLTILLEVDKETREKVMSWI
- a CDS encoding phosphatidate cytidylyltransferase, with the protein product MKQRLITAILSLIVFVPIVYMGSVILTIAVSLLGLIALFELFRMRKQSLLSIEGLIASVALLLITIPSNQGVLGTAYSPSMLFYVCSLLLLVSTVFSKNTFNFDDAAMSILGSIYIGYGFKYFLLIRFEGLRLLLLALFIVWATDVGAYLVGRKFGKNKLAPHISPNKTIEGSFGGIFCALIISTGYYFIYPADFSFGITVLLAVLISVSGQLGDLVESALKRHYDVKDSGKILPGHGGILDRFDSVLFAMPVLYLLTLV
- the frr gene encoding ribosome recycling factor; this translates as MSTELLKETKEKMVKAEQAFQRELGSIRAGRANPSLLDRIQIIYYGAPTPLNQIAQISIPEARVLMITPFDKTALKDIEKALMQSDIGINPNNDGNVIRLVIPQLTEDRRKELAKQVGKEAENSKVSVRNIRREAIDELKKAEKNKELTSDDVHSYEEDIQKLTDESIKNVDAIASEKEKELLDV